ACAACGTGAACGTCAATGCCTTTTTTCATCATAGCGCTTGCGGCATAAACCGCCTTATACGCGGCAATTCCTCCGCATATGCCCATTACAACCGTTTTTCCCATTTTTAAAACCTCCATTGTACGGTTTTACAAATTACTGTGCTTTTTTGTTTCTGTCCTCTTCAAGATACATATTAAGAAGCATATCCATACTCATAGCCTCGGATTTGGGGGCTTTTTTCTTAAAGCTTATTTTGTTTTCCGCAATTTCGTTAACCGCAACGGTAACGGGTTTGTTCGACTTACATTCCGTAAAGCTTACACCCGTTTTGCAGATTTCTCTCGCGCGCTTTGCCGCCGCGATAACAAGCGAATAACGGCTTTCAAATCTCGGATTTTCGGGATTTGAGCCCTCCATAAGTTTTTTAACCGAAGGATCGATCATCATTTTAAATCATAGCCTTTCTGTCTGCGAAAATAATATATTCAAAGCATTTTACCGCAGACCGGTAAAACACCGTTAACACGGGAAAAATTACCCGTTCAGGTTTGCAAAATTATTTTTTTCCACTTTCAGCCTTTCGGCGTCAATAATGGTTTTAAGACGCTTTGCAGCCATATCCGCATCGTCGTTTACCACCGCGTATGTATATTTTGAGATGTTTTGAACCTCCCATTTTGCGGTTTCCATACGTTTTTCGATAACGTCCGCCGTTTCGGTCTGACGTCCGACAATACGGTTTTTAAGCTCCTGCATTGACGGCGGTGCAATAAACACAAACGCTGCGTCGGGACGCTTTTCCATAACTTTTAACGCGCCCTGAACTTCAATTTCCAGAATAACGTCACAGCCGTTTTCAAGATTTTCGTCCACAAACGCTTTAGGCGTGCCGTAGCAGTTTCCGCAGAACGACGCCCACTCAAGAAGCATATCGTTTTGCACCATATTTTCAAATTTTTCTTTTTCTACAAAAAAATAGTTAACACCGTCCGTTTCGCCGTCCCGCGGAAGGCGCGTTGTTGCGGATATTGAAAGCTTTACGGCATCGTCCGCATAATTATCAAAAAAATGCTTTAACACCGTGCCTTTGCCCGTTCCCGACGGACCGGAAAGCACGATAAGCGTACCTTTTCTATTCGTCATCTTCTTCATCTCCCGAAAGCGTCAAATCCTTTTCCAATCTTCCGGCAACCGTTTCGGGCTGTACCGCTGAAAGGATTATATGCTCGCTGTCCATAATAATAACCGCTCTTGTGCGCCGTCCGCTGGTTGCGTCGATAAGCATACCTTTGTCGCGCGCGCCCTGAATAATTCTCTTAATCGGCGCCGCCTCAGGGCTTACGATAGCCACAAGCCTGTTTGCGGAAACGATATTTCCGAAACCGATATTTATAAGCTTCATAATGTCACTTCCTATTCAATATTCTGAACCTGCTCGCGCACCTTTTCAATTTCCGATTTCAAGTCCACCACAAGACGGCTGATTTCGTAGTCGTTGCATTTTGAACCCATCGTATTCGCCTCGCGGTTAAGCTCCTGAACGGTGAAATCAAGCTTTCTTCCCACGGGAACGTCGCTCGAAATAAGATTTTTAATCTCGTTCAAATGACTTCTGAAACGCGTGATTTCCTCGGTTATATTTATCTTGTCGGTATAAAGGCACACCTCGGCGAGAAGTCTTGATTCATCAAGCGTTACGCCGTTTGTGAAATCTTCCACCCTCTGTTTTATTCTCTCCGCAAATTCGGTTATGGTTTCGGGCGAGCGCGCCTCAATTCTGCACACCAAATCCGCCATTTTTTCGATGCTTTCGTCAAAGAATTTTTTAAGACGCTCACCCTCGCGCGCTCTTGCGTCGGTAAGGTCGGAAAGCGCGTCGATAAGCACTTTTTTGACGTCCTCATTTATCTTTTCTTTGTCCTGCTCCTTTTTCTCAACGGTGAAAACGTCGGGAAAAACCGAAAGCTTTGACGCTGTTATATCGTTTTCTATGCCGAAAATTTCCGACATATTTTTAAGCGCGTCAAAATATCCTCTTGCAACCTCTTCGTTGAGCGTAACAACGCGGTCGTCTTTTTTTATGTTGTCAAACAAAATCGCAACGTCAAGCTTTCCGCGCGAAATTTTTTTGGGAACAATCTCGCGTACAAGCTCCTCAACGAACGAATACTGCTTGTATACTCTTACGTTAGTATCAAGATAGCGGTTGTTCACCGTTTTAAGTTCTGCGGTTATTCGGTAATCGTCAAACTGACACGACGAAAGACCGTAACCCGTCATACTCTTTATCACAAATATTCCCCCAAAATCAAAGAAAATACATATTGGTACCTATACATCATAAGTATAACACAAAATTACAATAAATTACAACAGTTTTTTTGTTTTATGTCAAAAATTTTCTCACGCATTTGCCGTTTAAATAATCGCACTTTCTGCCCTGATACGTGTCGAGATATTCCATCTGCGCGTCAATGCTGTCTTTTATCTTCCACCAGCTGGTCGAATAATTGGCAAAAAGCGTGTGTTCCTCTTTTGCTCTGCCTATAAGGCGCTGAATAACAATTTCGGGACTTAAATATTCCAGAAACGTAATAACCTTGTCCGCATAATCGAAATAGCTTCCCATTTCAAACTCGGCGTTTTGATACATCTTTGCCATTTTTGTGTTTTTCACAATATAAAGGCAATGCACTTTAACCTGTTTAACGCCGAGCGCGGAAAGCATTTTCGCATTTTCGATAACATCTGTTTTATCGTCCCACGGCAGATTTAAAATAAGATGCGCGCAGGTGTCGAACCCGTATTTTTTAACGCGCAGAACCGCGTCGGTAAACTCTGCGAGCGTGTGTCCGCGGTTGATTTTTTCAAGTGTTTTGTAATTCACCGTCTGAAGTCCGATTTCAACGCTTATTTCAACATTATACTCATTTTTAATATCGTTTAAAACTTCAAGGTATTCGTCGCTTA
This genomic stretch from Qingrenia yutianensis harbors:
- a CDS encoding TIGR01212 family radical SAM protein (This family includes YhcC from E. coli K-12, an uncharacterized radical SAM protein.); this translates as MDGKTGKTRYFAYSDYLKQKYGERVYKLPVNLPITCPNRDGECGKDGCIFCGDVGAAFENLPSSLSVKEQIRRNAEYIGKKYKAKKFIAYFQNFTNTYMPIEDFKRVISEAAKENIVEIAVSTRPDCISDEYLEVLNDIKNEYNVEISVEIGLQTVNYKTLEKINRGHTLAEFTDAVLRVKKYGFDTCAHLILNLPWDDKTDVIENAKMLSALGVKQVKVHCLYIVKNTKMAKMYQNAEFEMGSYFDYADKVITFLEYLSPEIVIQRLIGRAKEEHTLFANYSTSWWKIKDSIDAQMEYLDTYQGRKCDYLNGKCVRKFLT
- the gmk gene encoding guanylate kinase, coding for MTNRKGTLIVLSGPSGTGKGTVLKHFFDNYADDAVKLSISATTRLPRDGETDGVNYFFVEKEKFENMVQNDMLLEWASFCGNCYGTPKAFVDENLENGCDVILEIEVQGALKVMEKRPDAAFVFIAPPSMQELKNRIVGRQTETADVIEKRMETAKWEVQNISKYTYAVVNDDADMAAKRLKTIIDAERLKVEKNNFANLNG
- a CDS encoding YicC/YloC family endoribonuclease, with the protein product MIKSMTGYGLSSCQFDDYRITAELKTVNNRYLDTNVRVYKQYSFVEELVREIVPKKISRGKLDVAILFDNIKKDDRVVTLNEEVARGYFDALKNMSEIFGIENDITASKLSVFPDVFTVEKKEQDKEKINEDVKKVLIDALSDLTDARAREGERLKKFFDESIEKMADLVCRIEARSPETITEFAERIKQRVEDFTNGVTLDESRLLAEVCLYTDKINITEEITRFRSHLNEIKNLISSDVPVGRKLDFTVQELNREANTMGSKCNDYEISRLVVDLKSEIEKVREQVQNIE
- the rpoZ gene encoding DNA-directed RNA polymerase subunit omega; translation: MMIDPSVKKLMEGSNPENPRFESRYSLVIAAAKRAREICKTGVSFTECKSNKPVTVAVNEIAENKISFKKKAPKSEAMSMDMLLNMYLEEDRNKKAQ
- the remA gene encoding extracellular matrix/biofilm regulator RemA gives rise to the protein MKLINIGFGNIVSANRLVAIVSPEAAPIKRIIQGARDKGMLIDATSGRRTRAVIIMDSEHIILSAVQPETVAGRLEKDLTLSGDEEDDE